A region of Thermus oshimai DSM 12092 DNA encodes the following proteins:
- a CDS encoding peptidyl-prolyl cis-trans isomerase: MFGLSKRVITILFGLLALAFAVGAILLFTPQAGQQARGKAVLWVNNKPVYELDLLRLQGNDPLYAANPEGLLKTLVDTHFLEQVILTEALKQDAARVRVSSAEVRSELNRIREQFGLKEKEAYESFLNQVGYTDAQLRAEIKTQLQIQKRLDQIRTSVKPTPEEVAFYFEVHRDDYKTEPRVLARQIVVDDKALAEELHRKAKAGEDFAALAKAHSKVGAEAAGALGAEPGKSEPKPVAQVVFPEAVGQAVFALKGPGLVGPIEAGGRYYLVKVEAYLPPKAPGFEEVKARVEEDAKRVKGEGALEAYLEELRKKAQVRFAEDAPYSYKNPAVAQVNGKEILLAQVLQPVFSNQQTAALIQQGLGELAVQFFLPQTLENLIDRELLVEAAKGSGKPFLGSKDAMAQAYALWATREVTATEEEAKRFYAENPALFTVPASAKVVGVSFKEEAKAKAFRAAALKGGDLEALAKAQEGTVTDYGTVNPNSLPAVLDRLVFKTTATFPKGPLGEVSEVVKLEDGTFVVLLISERKAEVLKPYPEVAEEAKERVIAKKRSEQAQALIQELRKKAQIENRLNQVLAELAPKTEEAPKEAPAKP; the protein is encoded by the coding sequence GTGTTCGGACTGAGCAAACGGGTCATCACCATCCTCTTTGGGCTTTTGGCCTTGGCCTTTGCCGTGGGGGCCATCCTGCTTTTCACCCCTCAGGCGGGGCAGCAGGCCCGGGGTAAGGCGGTCCTTTGGGTCAACAACAAGCCCGTGTACGAGCTGGATCTCCTCAGGCTCCAGGGGAACGACCCCCTGTACGCGGCCAACCCCGAGGGGCTTCTCAAAACCCTGGTGGACACCCACTTCCTGGAGCAGGTCATCCTCACCGAGGCCCTGAAGCAGGACGCGGCCCGGGTGCGGGTTTCCAGCGCGGAGGTGCGGTCGGAGCTTAACCGCATCCGCGAGCAGTTCGGCCTGAAGGAGAAGGAGGCCTACGAGAGCTTCCTGAACCAGGTGGGCTACACCGACGCTCAGCTAAGGGCCGAGATCAAGACCCAGCTCCAGATCCAAAAGCGCCTGGACCAGATCCGCACCTCGGTGAAGCCCACCCCCGAGGAGGTGGCCTTCTACTTTGAGGTGCACCGGGACGACTACAAGACCGAGCCCCGGGTCCTGGCCCGGCAGATCGTGGTGGACGACAAGGCCCTGGCGGAGGAGCTCCACCGGAAGGCCAAGGCCGGGGAGGACTTCGCCGCCCTGGCCAAGGCCCACTCCAAGGTGGGGGCGGAAGCAGCGGGGGCCCTCGGGGCCGAGCCCGGGAAGAGCGAGCCCAAGCCCGTGGCCCAGGTGGTCTTCCCCGAGGCGGTGGGCCAGGCGGTCTTCGCCCTCAAGGGCCCCGGCCTGGTGGGGCCCATCGAGGCCGGGGGGCGGTACTACCTGGTGAAGGTGGAGGCCTACCTCCCCCCCAAGGCGCCGGGCTTTGAGGAGGTCAAGGCCCGGGTGGAGGAGGACGCCAAGCGGGTCAAGGGGGAGGGGGCCCTCGAGGCCTACCTGGAGGAGCTCCGCAAGAAGGCCCAGGTGCGCTTCGCCGAGGACGCCCCCTACAGCTACAAAAACCCCGCCGTGGCCCAGGTGAACGGGAAGGAGATCCTCCTTGCCCAGGTCCTCCAGCCCGTCTTTTCCAACCAGCAGACCGCGGCCCTCATCCAGCAGGGCCTGGGGGAGCTTGCGGTGCAGTTCTTCCTCCCCCAGACCCTGGAGAACCTCATTGACCGGGAGCTTTTGGTGGAGGCCGCCAAGGGGAGCGGCAAGCCCTTCTTGGGTTCCAAGGACGCCATGGCCCAGGCCTACGCCCTCTGGGCCACACGGGAGGTCACCGCCACGGAGGAGGAGGCCAAGAGGTTCTACGCGGAAAACCCCGCCCTCTTCACCGTGCCCGCCAGCGCCAAGGTGGTGGGGGTGAGCTTCAAGGAGGAGGCCAAGGCCAAGGCCTTCCGGGCCGCGGCCCTCAAGGGAGGGGACCTCGAGGCCCTGGCCAAGGCCCAGGAAGGCACGGTCACGGACTACGGCACGGTGAACCCCAACAGCCTGCCCGCCGTCTTGGACCGGCTGGTCTTCAAGACCACGGCCACCTTCCCCAAAGGGCCCTTGGGGGAGGTGAGCGAGGTGGTGAAGCTGGAGGACGGCACCTTCGTGGTCCTCCTCATCTCCGAGCGCAAGGCGGAGGTCCTTAAGCCCTACCCCGAGGTGGCGGAGGAGGCCAAGGAGCGGGTCATCGCCAAAAAGCGTTCGGAGCAGGCCCAGGCCCTCATCCAGGAGCTCCGCAAGAAGGCCCAGATTGAAAACCGCCTGAACCAGGTCCTGGCGGAGCTCGCCCCCAAGACGGAGGAGGCCCCCAAAGAGGCCCCCGCCAAGCCCTAA
- a CDS encoding universal stress protein, whose translation MRILLATDGSPQAKGAEVLAEWLGYKLSAKLLVLYVVDLRLVQALEPLDLGALTIPLPVRREEVERLLSLKGEAVLERVVKSAKAAGVEAEGLLEKGLPHEAILRQARSADLLVLGRSGEAHGAGFMGLGSTVDRVLRASPIPTLVAPLEYVELEGAVLGYNASESAVRALHTLAPLARALGLFVRVVSVHEDPTQAGAWALEAETYLKDHGVAAEGLALSGDPAEHLLGLAGPSDLLTLGAPVRRFLLGSTAEEVVRHAVGPVLTVR comes from the coding sequence ATGAGGATCCTCCTGGCCACCGACGGCTCGCCCCAGGCCAAGGGGGCCGAGGTGCTGGCGGAGTGGCTTGGCTACAAGCTTTCCGCCAAGCTCCTGGTCCTTTACGTGGTGGACCTCCGCCTGGTCCAGGCCCTGGAGCCCCTGGACCTGGGGGCCCTCACCATCCCCCTGCCCGTGCGGCGGGAGGAGGTGGAAAGGCTCCTTAGCCTCAAGGGGGAGGCGGTCTTGGAGCGGGTGGTGAAAAGCGCCAAGGCGGCCGGGGTGGAGGCGGAGGGCCTTCTGGAAAAGGGCCTGCCCCACGAGGCCATCCTGCGGCAGGCCCGCTCGGCGGACCTCCTGGTCCTCGGCCGGAGCGGGGAGGCCCACGGGGCGGGGTTTATGGGCTTGGGGAGCACGGTGGACCGGGTCCTTCGCGCCTCCCCCATCCCCACCCTGGTGGCCCCCCTGGAGTACGTGGAGCTCGAGGGGGCGGTCCTGGGGTACAACGCCTCGGAAAGCGCGGTGCGGGCCCTGCACACCCTGGCCCCCCTGGCCCGCGCCTTGGGGCTTTTCGTGCGGGTGGTGAGCGTGCACGAGGACCCCACCCAGGCGGGGGCCTGGGCCTTGGAGGCGGAAACCTACCTCAAGGACCACGGGGTGGCCGCGGAGGGGCTGGCCCTTTCGGGGGACCCCGCGGAGCACCTCCTGGGCCTGGCCGGGCCCTCCGACCTCCTCACCCTGGGCGCTCCCGTGCGGCGGTTCCTTTTGGGAAGCACCGCGGAGGAGGTGGTGCGCCACGCGGTGGGGCCGGTCCTCACCGTGCGATAA
- a CDS encoding MFS transporter, with translation MLPLLLAWLHTTNDLFSNFLTPLLPKLMDRFGVGLGTAGLLVSVYSLTGSLLQPFAGLLADRMDRRLLAALGPVLVALGMGSLGVWPRFEALLLVLGLSGLGSALFHASGASLVGEYAPRERKGFWLSFFGSAGYLGLSLGPVVALFTVGAWGLEGLLWLTPLVLLPALLLLRLPPVRRKGRPAGMGDFLRVFRGDVARLWGMATLRSLVFMSFSTTLPYWYAQKGLSDAYTALSLSVYSFSATLGTFLGGTLSDRLGRKAVLVGTLSLGLPLYLALLFFPPENPLYLLLLAATGALMNAGIPVAVALAQDLEPTQTATVSGLLMGFTWGFAGLFYAPIGGLIEAFGVLPVLLALGGLILPAWALARGVREPGRMGA, from the coding sequence GTGCTGCCCCTTCTCCTCGCCTGGCTCCACACGACCAACGACCTCTTCTCCAACTTCCTCACCCCCCTCCTCCCCAAGCTCATGGACCGCTTCGGGGTGGGGCTGGGGACGGCGGGGTTGTTGGTCTCGGTCTACTCCCTCACGGGAAGCCTTCTCCAGCCCTTCGCCGGCCTCTTGGCCGACCGCATGGACCGCCGGCTCCTCGCCGCCTTGGGGCCGGTGCTGGTGGCGCTAGGGATGGGCTCCTTGGGGGTCTGGCCCCGGTTTGAGGCCCTTCTTTTGGTCCTGGGGCTTTCGGGCCTGGGCTCGGCCCTCTTCCACGCCTCGGGGGCCAGCCTGGTGGGGGAGTACGCCCCCCGGGAGCGGAAGGGGTTCTGGCTTTCCTTCTTCGGCTCCGCGGGGTACCTGGGGCTTTCCCTGGGGCCGGTGGTGGCCCTCTTCACCGTGGGGGCCTGGGGGCTTGAGGGGCTCCTCTGGCTCACCCCTTTGGTCCTCCTCCCCGCCCTCCTTCTCCTCCGGCTACCCCCCGTGCGCCGGAAGGGGAGGCCCGCAGGGATGGGGGACTTCCTCCGGGTCTTCCGGGGGGACGTGGCCCGGCTCTGGGGGATGGCCACCCTGAGGAGCCTGGTCTTCATGAGCTTCTCCACCACCCTGCCCTACTGGTACGCGCAAAAGGGGCTCTCGGATGCCTACACCGCCTTGAGCCTTTCCGTCTACAGCTTCTCCGCCACCCTGGGGACCTTCCTCGGGGGGACCCTCTCCGACCGCCTGGGACGGAAGGCGGTCCTGGTGGGCACCCTGAGCCTGGGCCTGCCCCTTTACCTGGCCCTCCTCTTCTTCCCCCCGGAAAACCCCCTTTACCTCCTCCTCCTTGCCGCCACGGGGGCCCTGATGAACGCCGGCATCCCCGTGGCCGTGGCCCTGGCCCAGGACCTCGAGCCCACCCAGACGGCCACGGTCTCCGGCCTCCTCATGGGGTTCACCTGGGGGTTCGCCGGTCTCTTCTACGCCCCCATCGGGGGGCTCATCGAGGCCTTCGGGGTGCTTCCGGTCCTTTTGGCCTTAGGCGGCCTCATCCTCCCCGCCTGGGCCCTGGCCCGGGGGGTGCGGGAGCCCGGTAGAATGGGCGCATGA
- a CDS encoding phage holin family protein, giving the protein MRALLARLLLNTLALWLVAGLYSGVYFAQGAGLLDYLVAGALWGLANALLRPLLLFLTLPLNLLTLGLFTLVVNAFVLYLVAQATALEVQGFAGAFFGALLLSLLSLLLSWLFRD; this is encoded by the coding sequence ATGCGCGCCCTTCTGGCCCGCCTCCTCCTCAACACCCTGGCCCTTTGGCTGGTGGCCGGCCTCTACTCCGGGGTCTACTTCGCCCAGGGGGCCGGCCTTCTGGACTACCTGGTGGCGGGGGCCCTTTGGGGCTTGGCCAACGCCCTCCTCCGCCCCCTCCTCCTCTTCCTCACCCTGCCCCTCAACCTCCTCACCCTCGGGCTTTTCACCCTGGTGGTGAACGCCTTCGTCCTCTACCTGGTGGCCCAGGCCACGGCCCTGGAGGTCCAGGGCTTCGCCGGGGCCTTCTTCGGGGCCCTCCTCCTCTCCCTCCTAAGCCTCCTCCTGAGCTGGCTCTTTCGGGACTAG
- a CDS encoding CBS domain-containing protein codes for MTVRQLLLRKGGAVYRIHPEATVLEALKELARHDVGALLVMEGDRLLGIFSERDYARKLVLLGRFSKDTLVREVMTENPITVTPETDLEEAMRLMTEHRVRHLPVLEGGRVVGVVSIGDAVKAIITEQGVLIQELARYVSENR; via the coding sequence ATGACCGTTCGCCAGCTGCTCTTGCGTAAAGGGGGCGCGGTGTACCGCATCCACCCCGAGGCCACGGTGCTGGAGGCCCTTAAGGAGCTCGCCCGCCACGACGTCGGGGCCCTTTTGGTCATGGAGGGGGACAGGCTCCTCGGGATCTTCTCCGAGCGGGACTACGCCCGGAAGCTGGTCCTCCTGGGGCGCTTTTCCAAGGACACCCTGGTGCGGGAGGTGATGACGGAAAACCCCATCACCGTGACCCCGGAGACGGACCTGGAAGAGGCCATGCGCCTCATGACGGAGCACCGGGTCCGCCACCTGCCCGTGCTGGAGGGGGGAAGGGTGGTGGGGGTGGTCTCCATCGGGGACGCGGTGAAGGCCATCATCACCGAGCAGGGGGTGCTCATCCAGGAGCTTGCCCGCTACGTGAGCGAAAACCGCTAA
- a CDS encoding TetR/AcrR family transcriptional regulator yields the protein MHLLTEGDPTRRRLLQAALELLAERGYRGATTRAIAERAGVSEVTLFRRFRSKGALLREALRGLAPPLSPPDPNAPLEEGLLGLLEGYLGLLEANRAFLPKLLSELLRHPELRGEGVPEGMAEALGRVVGFFRAKQEAGELRKDEPPEELALAFVGPLFARFLLGEVLGVRFPLDPKAYVRGYLEGRHGPRRRG from the coding sequence ATGCACTTGCTTACCGAGGGGGACCCCACCCGGCGCCGCCTTCTCCAGGCCGCCTTGGAGCTCCTGGCGGAGCGGGGCTACCGGGGGGCCACCACCCGGGCCATCGCGGAGCGGGCGGGGGTGAGCGAGGTCACCCTGTTCCGCCGCTTCCGCTCCAAAGGGGCCCTCCTCCGGGAGGCCCTGAGGGGCCTGGCCCCGCCCCTCTCCCCCCCTGACCCCAACGCCCCCCTGGAGGAGGGGCTCCTGGGGCTTCTGGAGGGGTATCTGGGCCTCCTCGAGGCCAACCGGGCCTTCCTGCCCAAGCTCCTTTCCGAGCTCCTGCGCCACCCCGAGCTCCGGGGGGAGGGGGTGCCGGAGGGGATGGCGGAGGCCCTGGGGCGGGTGGTGGGGTTCTTCCGGGCCAAGCAGGAGGCGGGGGAACTGCGAAAGGACGAGCCCCCGGAGGAGCTGGCCCTGGCCTTCGTGGGGCCCCTCTTCGCCCGCTTCCTCCTGGGGGAGGTCCTGGGGGTGCGCTTCCCCCTGGACCCCAAGGCCTACGTTCGGGGCTATCTGGAGGGCAGACATGGTCCACGCCGAAGAGGTTAG